The Corvus moneduloides isolate bCorMon1 chromosome 5, bCorMon1.pri, whole genome shotgun sequence genome includes a region encoding these proteins:
- the COMMD8 gene encoding COMM domain-containing protein 8 has translation MARLLEKLPPGRALEFLHNIVDGICGRAYPRYQDYSNVWSLSEWMEVLEKTKTYFKTAVGKNISDEEAARQIIELNSDCQEAITKCLKGRKEEIRNALVEGVNAISSAQLQDFDWQLKLALSSDKISMLQMPLLNLDLDVRENGEIKPISIEMNKEELQNLINALEAANKVVLQLK, from the exons ATGGCGCGGCTGCTGGAGAAGCTCCCGCCGGGACGGGCGCTCGAG TTCCTTCATAACATAGTTGATGGCATCTGTGGCCGTGCGTATCCTCGATACCAGGATTATAGCAATGTTTGGAGCTTGTCAGAGTGGATGGAGGTTTTAGAAAAAACGAAGACATATTTCAAAACGGCAGTTGGCAAAAATATATCTGATGAAGAG gcTGCTAGGCAGATAATTGAGTTAAATTCAGACTGTCAAGAAGCAATCACAAAATGTCTGAAAGgtagaaaggaagaaatcagGAATGCCCTAGTAGAAGGAGTAAATGCAATCTCTTCTGCCCAGCTGCAGGATTTTGACTGGCAGTTAAAG CTCGCTCTCTCCAGTGATAAGATCTCCATGCTGCAAATGCCACTCCTCAATCTTGATTTGGATGTGAGAGAAAATGGTGAAATTAAGCCGATTTCTATAGAGATGAATAAGGAAGAGTTGCAAAACCTAATAAATGCACTGGAAGCTGCTAATAAG GTTGTCTTACAGCTGAAATGA